One genomic window of Medicago truncatula cultivar Jemalong A17 chromosome 1, MtrunA17r5.0-ANR, whole genome shotgun sequence includes the following:
- the LOC25483662 gene encoding uncharacterized protein isoform X1, with protein MEKKRKIVQYRERLDKTLASPDLTNVEILKKLVKSQLLPSSELEDEGGEYKEKFVEHKTAEISNFLDMLRSTSDEHGRSNTSQNDWKLKQDGEEFRVMYREGPEGTPFHTMLVEGFVDGPVDVCLCISWQTSLYKKWWPQSTIPTFKILSCECLQKVQIGEQISLVRMKVSWPLSSREAVVHYYLFEYFQDDLIVVLTNSVPESKSINNEKIPEEKDVVRVDLVGGFALQKVTSERSYFRTIANMDIKVDFVPPSLINFISRQLIGNGFRLYQKVVASVMSSDKEEFSKALGDPLYARIREALYSTTTSASEVANSGELQQVAKIHPAEYLVESKPGGEKDASEEDKISQCANNDMSPTMDATELENSKAFGEIVELDKEDIIQSVEDDEKVSVIPNKEVGTIAQKGKSIFIRSDVKQAIETLDKAISMIREYRLHSEMASTSFANEESPCMEEIDRVDSYSTKIVKPSDKNGVPNKDILKGTSQEAPSTNSDIQNLRYSGIDPNLKEINPNKVIPTLSEQGLAGPTEASQVGSYSLDSGAIMDQTTCQNKQPNTDLVQDMSSDDKVKSRRLKKTNNNVTRGMSSNVPKKLSGYKKYMCFGFLH; from the exons ATGGAGAAGAAACGAAAGATTGTGCAGTATAGGGAGAGGCTAGATAAGACCCTTGCCTCACCTGATCTTACAAATGTCGAGATACTCAAAAAGCTTGTCAAAAGTCAACTCCTACCTTCATCGGAACTAGAAGATGAAGGTGGTG AATATAAGGAGAAATTCGTAGAACATAAAACTGCGGAAATATCTAACTTTCTTGATATGTTAAGAAGTACTTCAGATGAACATGGAAGGTCTAATACATCACAAAATGATTGGAAA TTAAAACAGGACGGTGAAGAGTTCCGTGTTATGTATCGTGAAGGACCGGAGGGAACTCCCTTTCATACAATGTTAGTGGAAGGCTTTGTGGATGGACCTGTTGATGTTT gTCTATGTATCTCATGGCAGACTTCTCTTTACAAAAaatg GTGGCCTCAGTCTACAATTCCTACTTTCAAAATCTTATCATGTGAATGTTTACAGAAGGTTCAGATTGGGGAACAAATATCACTAGTGAG GATGAAGGTTTCGTGGCCTCTGTCTTCAAGGGAAGCTGTAGTGCACTATTATCTGTTTGAGTACTTTCAAGATGACTTAATTGTCGTTCTTACGAATTCA GTCCCTGAGTCAAAGAGCATCAACAATGAGAAAATTCCTGAAGAAAAGGATGTTGTGAGAGTTGATTTGGTGGGAGGCTTTGCTTTGCAAAAGGTGACATCAGAAAGAAGTTACTTTCG GACAATAGCTAATATGGATATAAAGGTTGATTTTGTTCCTCCATCCTTGATAAACTTTATTTCAAGGCAGCTCATTGGCAATGGTTTCAGACTTTATCAGAAG GTTGTGGCTTCTGTGATGAGCAGTGATAAAGAAGAATTCAGCAAGGCCTTGGGGGATCCATTGTATGCTAGAATTCGCGAGGCTCTATATAGCACTACTACTAGTGCATCAGAGGTTGCAAATAGCGGAGAGCTTCAACAAGTTGCAAAAATTCACCCTGctgaataccttgttgaaagtaaGCCGGGTGGAGAAAAAGATGCATCTGAAGAGGATAAAATAAGTCAATGTGCAAATAATGACATGTCACCGACAATGGATGCAACAGAACTAGAAAATAGCAAAGCATTTGGTGAGATTGTAGAATTAGATAAAGAAGATATTATACAAAGTGTGGAGGATGATGAGAAAGTAAGTGTCATTCCAAACAAGGAAGTAGGCACAATTGCACAAAAAGGAAAGAGTATATTTATTCGCTCGGATGTCAAACAGGCTATAGAAACATTAGACAAGGCCATTTCAATGATTAGGGAATATCGATTACATTCCGAGATGGCCTCGACTAGCTTTGCCAATGAAGAGTCCCCTTGCATGGAAGAAATTGATAGAGTTGATTCATATTCCACAAAAATTGTTAAACCTTCTGATAAAAATGGGGTACCAAATAAAGATATATTGAAGGGAACTTCACAAGAAGCACCTTCGACAAACTCTGACATCCAAAACTTAAG GTATTCAGGAATAGATCCAAATTTAAAGGAAATAAATCCCAACAAAGTGATTCCAACTCTATCAGAGCAGGGTCTTGCAGGACCTACTGAGGCAAGCCAGGTTGGTTCATATTCTTTGGACAGTGGAGCGATTATGGACCAAACAACATGCCAAAACAAGCAACCAAACACTGATTTGGTCCAAGACATGTCTTCAGATGATAAAGTTAAGTCAAGAAGGCTgaaaaaaaccaacaacaatGTGACTCGAGGTATGTCTTCAAATGTACCAAAGAAGTTGAGCgggtataaaaaatatatgtgctTTGGTTTTCTGCATTAA
- the LOC25483662 gene encoding uncharacterized protein isoform X4: MLRSTSDEHGRSNTSQNDWKLKQDGEEFRVMYREGPEGTPFHTMLVEGFVDGPVDVCLCISWQTSLYKKWWPQSTIPTFKILSCECLQKVQIGEQISLVRMKVSWPLSSREAVVHYYLFEYFQDDLIVVLTNSVPESKSINNEKIPEEKDVVRVDLVGGFALQKVTSERSYFRTIANMDIKVDFVPPSLINFISRQLIGNGFRLYQKVVASVMSSDKEEFSKALGDPLYARIREALYSTTTSASEVANSGELQQVAKIHPAEYLVESKPGGEKDASEEDKISQCANNDMSPTMDATELENSKAFGEIVELDKEDIIQSVEDDEKVSVIPNKEVGTIAQKGKSIFIRSDVKQAIETLDKAISMIREYRLHSEMASTSFANEESPCMEEIDRVDSYSTKIVKPSDKNGVPNKDILKGTSQEAPSTNSDIQNLRYSGIDPNLKEINPNKVIPTLSEQGLAGPTEASQVGSYSLDSGAIMDQTTCQNKQPNTDLVQDMSSDDKVKSRRLKKTNNNVTRGMSSNVPKKLSGYKKYMCFGFLH, encoded by the exons ATGTTAAGAAGTACTTCAGATGAACATGGAAGGTCTAATACATCACAAAATGATTGGAAA TTAAAACAGGACGGTGAAGAGTTCCGTGTTATGTATCGTGAAGGACCGGAGGGAACTCCCTTTCATACAATGTTAGTGGAAGGCTTTGTGGATGGACCTGTTGATGTTT gTCTATGTATCTCATGGCAGACTTCTCTTTACAAAAaatg GTGGCCTCAGTCTACAATTCCTACTTTCAAAATCTTATCATGTGAATGTTTACAGAAGGTTCAGATTGGGGAACAAATATCACTAGTGAG GATGAAGGTTTCGTGGCCTCTGTCTTCAAGGGAAGCTGTAGTGCACTATTATCTGTTTGAGTACTTTCAAGATGACTTAATTGTCGTTCTTACGAATTCA GTCCCTGAGTCAAAGAGCATCAACAATGAGAAAATTCCTGAAGAAAAGGATGTTGTGAGAGTTGATTTGGTGGGAGGCTTTGCTTTGCAAAAGGTGACATCAGAAAGAAGTTACTTTCG GACAATAGCTAATATGGATATAAAGGTTGATTTTGTTCCTCCATCCTTGATAAACTTTATTTCAAGGCAGCTCATTGGCAATGGTTTCAGACTTTATCAGAAG GTTGTGGCTTCTGTGATGAGCAGTGATAAAGAAGAATTCAGCAAGGCCTTGGGGGATCCATTGTATGCTAGAATTCGCGAGGCTCTATATAGCACTACTACTAGTGCATCAGAGGTTGCAAATAGCGGAGAGCTTCAACAAGTTGCAAAAATTCACCCTGctgaataccttgttgaaagtaaGCCGGGTGGAGAAAAAGATGCATCTGAAGAGGATAAAATAAGTCAATGTGCAAATAATGACATGTCACCGACAATGGATGCAACAGAACTAGAAAATAGCAAAGCATTTGGTGAGATTGTAGAATTAGATAAAGAAGATATTATACAAAGTGTGGAGGATGATGAGAAAGTAAGTGTCATTCCAAACAAGGAAGTAGGCACAATTGCACAAAAAGGAAAGAGTATATTTATTCGCTCGGATGTCAAACAGGCTATAGAAACATTAGACAAGGCCATTTCAATGATTAGGGAATATCGATTACATTCCGAGATGGCCTCGACTAGCTTTGCCAATGAAGAGTCCCCTTGCATGGAAGAAATTGATAGAGTTGATTCATATTCCACAAAAATTGTTAAACCTTCTGATAAAAATGGGGTACCAAATAAAGATATATTGAAGGGAACTTCACAAGAAGCACCTTCGACAAACTCTGACATCCAAAACTTAAG GTATTCAGGAATAGATCCAAATTTAAAGGAAATAAATCCCAACAAAGTGATTCCAACTCTATCAGAGCAGGGTCTTGCAGGACCTACTGAGGCAAGCCAGGTTGGTTCATATTCTTTGGACAGTGGAGCGATTATGGACCAAACAACATGCCAAAACAAGCAACCAAACACTGATTTGGTCCAAGACATGTCTTCAGATGATAAAGTTAAGTCAAGAAGGCTgaaaaaaaccaacaacaatGTGACTCGAGGTATGTCTTCAAATGTACCAAAGAAGTTGAGCgggtataaaaaatatatgtgctTTGGTTTTCTGCATTAA
- the LOC25483662 gene encoding uncharacterized protein isoform X3 produces the protein MEKKRKIVQYRERLDKTLASPDLTNVEILKKLVKSQLLPSSELEDEEYKEKFVEHKTAEISNFLDMLRSTSDEHGRSNTSQNDWKLKQDGEEFRVMYREGPEGTPFHTMLVEGFVDGPVDVCLCISWQTSLYKKWWPQSTIPTFKILSCECLQKVQIGEQISLVRMKVSWPLSSREAVVHYYLFEYFQDDLIVVLTNSVPESKSINNEKIPEEKDVVRVDLVGGFALQKVTSERSYFRTIANMDIKVDFVPPSLINFISRQLIGNGFRLYQKVVASVMSSDKEEFSKALGDPLYARIREALYSTTTSASEVANSGELQQVAKIHPAEYLVESKPGGEKDASEEDKISQCANNDMSPTMDATELENSKAFGEIVELDKEDIIQSVEDDEKVSVIPNKEVGTIAQKGKSIFIRSDVKQAIETLDKAISMIREYRLHSEMASTSFANEESPCMEEIDRVDSYSTKIVKPSDKNGVPNKDILKGTSQEAPSTNSDIQNLRYSGIDPNLKEINPNKVIPTLSEQGLAGPTEASQVGSYSLDSGAIMDQTTCQNKQPNTDLVQDMSSDDKVKSRRLKKTNNNVTRGMSSNVPKKLSGYKKYMCFGFLH, from the exons ATGGAGAAGAAACGAAAGATTGTGCAGTATAGGGAGAGGCTAGATAAGACCCTTGCCTCACCTGATCTTACAAATGTCGAGATACTCAAAAAGCTTGTCAAAAGTCAACTCCTACCTTCATCGGAACTAGAAGATGAAG AATATAAGGAGAAATTCGTAGAACATAAAACTGCGGAAATATCTAACTTTCTTGATATGTTAAGAAGTACTTCAGATGAACATGGAAGGTCTAATACATCACAAAATGATTGGAAA TTAAAACAGGACGGTGAAGAGTTCCGTGTTATGTATCGTGAAGGACCGGAGGGAACTCCCTTTCATACAATGTTAGTGGAAGGCTTTGTGGATGGACCTGTTGATGTTT gTCTATGTATCTCATGGCAGACTTCTCTTTACAAAAaatg GTGGCCTCAGTCTACAATTCCTACTTTCAAAATCTTATCATGTGAATGTTTACAGAAGGTTCAGATTGGGGAACAAATATCACTAGTGAG GATGAAGGTTTCGTGGCCTCTGTCTTCAAGGGAAGCTGTAGTGCACTATTATCTGTTTGAGTACTTTCAAGATGACTTAATTGTCGTTCTTACGAATTCA GTCCCTGAGTCAAAGAGCATCAACAATGAGAAAATTCCTGAAGAAAAGGATGTTGTGAGAGTTGATTTGGTGGGAGGCTTTGCTTTGCAAAAGGTGACATCAGAAAGAAGTTACTTTCG GACAATAGCTAATATGGATATAAAGGTTGATTTTGTTCCTCCATCCTTGATAAACTTTATTTCAAGGCAGCTCATTGGCAATGGTTTCAGACTTTATCAGAAG GTTGTGGCTTCTGTGATGAGCAGTGATAAAGAAGAATTCAGCAAGGCCTTGGGGGATCCATTGTATGCTAGAATTCGCGAGGCTCTATATAGCACTACTACTAGTGCATCAGAGGTTGCAAATAGCGGAGAGCTTCAACAAGTTGCAAAAATTCACCCTGctgaataccttgttgaaagtaaGCCGGGTGGAGAAAAAGATGCATCTGAAGAGGATAAAATAAGTCAATGTGCAAATAATGACATGTCACCGACAATGGATGCAACAGAACTAGAAAATAGCAAAGCATTTGGTGAGATTGTAGAATTAGATAAAGAAGATATTATACAAAGTGTGGAGGATGATGAGAAAGTAAGTGTCATTCCAAACAAGGAAGTAGGCACAATTGCACAAAAAGGAAAGAGTATATTTATTCGCTCGGATGTCAAACAGGCTATAGAAACATTAGACAAGGCCATTTCAATGATTAGGGAATATCGATTACATTCCGAGATGGCCTCGACTAGCTTTGCCAATGAAGAGTCCCCTTGCATGGAAGAAATTGATAGAGTTGATTCATATTCCACAAAAATTGTTAAACCTTCTGATAAAAATGGGGTACCAAATAAAGATATATTGAAGGGAACTTCACAAGAAGCACCTTCGACAAACTCTGACATCCAAAACTTAAG GTATTCAGGAATAGATCCAAATTTAAAGGAAATAAATCCCAACAAAGTGATTCCAACTCTATCAGAGCAGGGTCTTGCAGGACCTACTGAGGCAAGCCAGGTTGGTTCATATTCTTTGGACAGTGGAGCGATTATGGACCAAACAACATGCCAAAACAAGCAACCAAACACTGATTTGGTCCAAGACATGTCTTCAGATGATAAAGTTAAGTCAAGAAGGCTgaaaaaaaccaacaacaatGTGACTCGAGGTATGTCTTCAAATGTACCAAAGAAGTTGAGCgggtataaaaaatatatgtgctTTGGTTTTCTGCATTAA
- the LOC25483662 gene encoding uncharacterized protein isoform X2: protein MEKKRKIVQYRERLDKTLASPDLTNVEILKKLVKSQLLPSSELEDEGEYKEKFVEHKTAEISNFLDMLRSTSDEHGRSNTSQNDWKLKQDGEEFRVMYREGPEGTPFHTMLVEGFVDGPVDVCLCISWQTSLYKKWWPQSTIPTFKILSCECLQKVQIGEQISLVRMKVSWPLSSREAVVHYYLFEYFQDDLIVVLTNSVPESKSINNEKIPEEKDVVRVDLVGGFALQKVTSERSYFRTIANMDIKVDFVPPSLINFISRQLIGNGFRLYQKVVASVMSSDKEEFSKALGDPLYARIREALYSTTTSASEVANSGELQQVAKIHPAEYLVESKPGGEKDASEEDKISQCANNDMSPTMDATELENSKAFGEIVELDKEDIIQSVEDDEKVSVIPNKEVGTIAQKGKSIFIRSDVKQAIETLDKAISMIREYRLHSEMASTSFANEESPCMEEIDRVDSYSTKIVKPSDKNGVPNKDILKGTSQEAPSTNSDIQNLRYSGIDPNLKEINPNKVIPTLSEQGLAGPTEASQVGSYSLDSGAIMDQTTCQNKQPNTDLVQDMSSDDKVKSRRLKKTNNNVTRGMSSNVPKKLSGYKKYMCFGFLH from the exons ATGGAGAAGAAACGAAAGATTGTGCAGTATAGGGAGAGGCTAGATAAGACCCTTGCCTCACCTGATCTTACAAATGTCGAGATACTCAAAAAGCTTGTCAAAAGTCAACTCCTACCTTCATCGGAACTAGAAGATGAAGGTG AATATAAGGAGAAATTCGTAGAACATAAAACTGCGGAAATATCTAACTTTCTTGATATGTTAAGAAGTACTTCAGATGAACATGGAAGGTCTAATACATCACAAAATGATTGGAAA TTAAAACAGGACGGTGAAGAGTTCCGTGTTATGTATCGTGAAGGACCGGAGGGAACTCCCTTTCATACAATGTTAGTGGAAGGCTTTGTGGATGGACCTGTTGATGTTT gTCTATGTATCTCATGGCAGACTTCTCTTTACAAAAaatg GTGGCCTCAGTCTACAATTCCTACTTTCAAAATCTTATCATGTGAATGTTTACAGAAGGTTCAGATTGGGGAACAAATATCACTAGTGAG GATGAAGGTTTCGTGGCCTCTGTCTTCAAGGGAAGCTGTAGTGCACTATTATCTGTTTGAGTACTTTCAAGATGACTTAATTGTCGTTCTTACGAATTCA GTCCCTGAGTCAAAGAGCATCAACAATGAGAAAATTCCTGAAGAAAAGGATGTTGTGAGAGTTGATTTGGTGGGAGGCTTTGCTTTGCAAAAGGTGACATCAGAAAGAAGTTACTTTCG GACAATAGCTAATATGGATATAAAGGTTGATTTTGTTCCTCCATCCTTGATAAACTTTATTTCAAGGCAGCTCATTGGCAATGGTTTCAGACTTTATCAGAAG GTTGTGGCTTCTGTGATGAGCAGTGATAAAGAAGAATTCAGCAAGGCCTTGGGGGATCCATTGTATGCTAGAATTCGCGAGGCTCTATATAGCACTACTACTAGTGCATCAGAGGTTGCAAATAGCGGAGAGCTTCAACAAGTTGCAAAAATTCACCCTGctgaataccttgttgaaagtaaGCCGGGTGGAGAAAAAGATGCATCTGAAGAGGATAAAATAAGTCAATGTGCAAATAATGACATGTCACCGACAATGGATGCAACAGAACTAGAAAATAGCAAAGCATTTGGTGAGATTGTAGAATTAGATAAAGAAGATATTATACAAAGTGTGGAGGATGATGAGAAAGTAAGTGTCATTCCAAACAAGGAAGTAGGCACAATTGCACAAAAAGGAAAGAGTATATTTATTCGCTCGGATGTCAAACAGGCTATAGAAACATTAGACAAGGCCATTTCAATGATTAGGGAATATCGATTACATTCCGAGATGGCCTCGACTAGCTTTGCCAATGAAGAGTCCCCTTGCATGGAAGAAATTGATAGAGTTGATTCATATTCCACAAAAATTGTTAAACCTTCTGATAAAAATGGGGTACCAAATAAAGATATATTGAAGGGAACTTCACAAGAAGCACCTTCGACAAACTCTGACATCCAAAACTTAAG GTATTCAGGAATAGATCCAAATTTAAAGGAAATAAATCCCAACAAAGTGATTCCAACTCTATCAGAGCAGGGTCTTGCAGGACCTACTGAGGCAAGCCAGGTTGGTTCATATTCTTTGGACAGTGGAGCGATTATGGACCAAACAACATGCCAAAACAAGCAACCAAACACTGATTTGGTCCAAGACATGTCTTCAGATGATAAAGTTAAGTCAAGAAGGCTgaaaaaaaccaacaacaatGTGACTCGAGGTATGTCTTCAAATGTACCAAAGAAGTTGAGCgggtataaaaaatatatgtgctTTGGTTTTCTGCATTAA